Proteins encoded in a region of the Nonomuraea helvata genome:
- the edd gene encoding phosphogluconate dehydratase → MNPIIQDVTDRIIERSAASRAAYLERIRRDGEAARAKGPARAHLGCANLAHGFASASAEDKPALMGTAKPGVAIVTSYNDMLSAHQPYETYPPELKAAVRKAGGVAQVAGGVPAMCDGITQGRPGMELSLYSRDVIAMAAAIALSHDMFDATLLLGVCDKIVPGLFIGALHFGHLPAIFVPAGPMTSGLPNKVKARTRQLFAEGKVGRVELLDAEAKSYHSPGTCTFYGTANSNQALMEVMGLHLPGSTFVNPHTELRHALTQAAGRRAVEITAHGSEYTPIGELVDEKAIVNACVALLATGGSTNHTIHLVAMAAAAGIVLTWDDFARLSGAVPSLTKIYPNGQADVNHFRDAGGMQVLIGDLLDEGLLHEDVMTVAGRGLDRYREAPELVDGELVWSPVTGGSSDLDVLRPVKAPFSPDGGIHMLSGNLGRAVSKVSAVKPEHLVIEAPAKVFDDQLDLLKAFEAGELDGQDFVAVIRYQGPSANGMPELHKLTPPLAVLLDRGQRVAIVTDGRMSGASGKVPAAIHLSPEAADGGPIALVRDGDVIRLDSAAGTLELLVPAEELARRTPEGRPLSDAQWVGTGRELFAAFRRMAGHAEQGAGIFGLSGAESPDHGPGLGFPAEAGASHLESGAPVGAQHAGLAR, encoded by the coding sequence ATGAACCCGATCATTCAGGACGTCACCGACCGGATCATTGAGCGGAGCGCCGCCAGCCGGGCCGCCTACCTGGAGCGCATCCGCCGCGACGGCGAGGCCGCCAGGGCCAAGGGACCGGCCCGCGCCCACCTCGGGTGCGCGAACCTGGCGCACGGCTTCGCGAGCGCGTCCGCCGAGGACAAGCCCGCTCTGATGGGCACGGCCAAGCCGGGCGTGGCGATCGTGACCAGCTACAACGACATGCTGTCGGCGCACCAGCCGTATGAGACGTACCCGCCGGAGCTGAAGGCGGCCGTGCGCAAGGCGGGCGGCGTGGCGCAGGTGGCGGGCGGCGTGCCCGCGATGTGCGACGGCATCACCCAGGGGCGGCCCGGCATGGAGCTGTCCCTCTACAGCCGTGACGTGATCGCCATGGCGGCCGCGATCGCGCTGTCGCACGACATGTTCGACGCGACGCTGCTGCTGGGCGTGTGCGACAAGATCGTGCCTGGCCTGTTCATCGGCGCACTGCACTTCGGGCACCTGCCCGCGATCTTCGTGCCCGCCGGGCCGATGACCTCCGGGCTGCCGAACAAGGTCAAGGCGCGCACCCGCCAGCTCTTCGCCGAGGGCAAGGTGGGGCGCGTGGAGCTGCTCGACGCCGAGGCCAAGTCGTACCACTCCCCCGGCACCTGCACCTTCTACGGCACCGCGAACTCCAACCAGGCGCTGATGGAGGTCATGGGCCTGCACCTGCCGGGCTCGACGTTCGTCAACCCGCACACCGAGCTGCGCCACGCGCTCACCCAGGCGGCCGGGCGCCGGGCGGTGGAGATCACCGCGCACGGCTCCGAGTACACGCCGATCGGCGAGCTGGTCGACGAGAAGGCCATCGTGAACGCCTGCGTCGCCCTGCTGGCCACCGGCGGGTCCACGAACCACACGATCCACCTGGTGGCCATGGCCGCCGCCGCGGGGATCGTACTGACCTGGGATGACTTCGCCCGCCTGTCGGGGGCCGTGCCGTCGCTCACCAAGATCTACCCGAACGGCCAGGCGGACGTGAACCACTTCCGCGACGCCGGCGGCATGCAGGTGCTCATCGGCGACCTGCTCGACGAGGGCCTGCTGCACGAGGACGTCATGACCGTGGCGGGGCGCGGCCTCGACCGCTATCGCGAGGCCCCCGAGCTGGTGGACGGCGAGCTGGTGTGGTCGCCGGTCACGGGCGGCAGCTCGGACCTGGACGTGCTGCGACCGGTCAAGGCGCCGTTCTCGCCGGACGGCGGCATCCACATGCTCTCCGGCAACCTGGGCCGGGCCGTCTCCAAGGTGTCCGCGGTCAAGCCGGAGCACCTGGTGATCGAGGCGCCGGCCAAGGTGTTCGACGACCAGCTGGACCTGCTGAAGGCGTTCGAGGCGGGCGAGCTGGACGGGCAGGACTTCGTGGCGGTCATCCGCTACCAGGGGCCGAGCGCGAACGGCATGCCCGAGCTGCACAAGCTCACGCCGCCGCTGGCCGTGCTGCTCGACAGGGGACAGCGGGTGGCGATCGTCACGGACGGGCGCATGTCCGGGGCGTCCGGCAAGGTGCCCGCGGCCATCCACCTGTCGCCCGAGGCCGCCGACGGCGGGCCGATCGCGCTCGTCCGCGACGGCGACGTGATCAGGCTCGACTCGGCCGCCGGGACGCTGGAGCTGCTGGTGCCCGCCGAGGAGCTGGCCCGGCGCACGCCCGAGGGCCGTCCGCTGAGCGACGCGCAGTGGGTGGGCACGGGCCGCGAGCTGTTCGCGGCGTTCCGCCGGATGGCGGGGCACGCCGAGCAGGGCGCCGGGATCTTCGGCCTGAGCGGCGCCGAGTCGCCCGACCACGGCCCGGGGCTCGGCTTCCCCGCCGAGGCCGGCGCCTCCCACCTGGAGAGCGGCGCCCCGGTGGGCGCCCAGCACGCCGGACTGGCGCGGTGA
- a CDS encoding D-isomer specific 2-hydroxyacid dehydrogenase family protein has translation MTVAVHVGPEPVPVLIDAVRRAGGEVVPLEDAEAIVYYGSGGPEELRSMLHDGIRWVQLPSAGIERFADAGVVSEHPVFTAATGSYGVPVAEHALGLMLAAARGLHRAARATKWGRNESREFAGSTVAIVGFGGIGRALIRMLEPFGCRVLAVTDSGEAPGADLVLPRARYRETLPEADYVVVSAPATPETRGMFGKREFELMREDAWLVNVARGSLVDTDELVDALRGGRIGGAAIDVTDPEPLPDGHPLWSLDNVLITPHCANPRSSYWRGLAERVTSNVRRFQDGAPLEGVVSPSRGF, from the coding sequence ATGACCGTCGCCGTCCACGTCGGACCTGAGCCGGTGCCTGTGCTCATCGATGCCGTACGCCGGGCGGGCGGTGAGGTCGTGCCGCTGGAGGACGCGGAGGCGATCGTCTACTACGGCAGCGGCGGCCCCGAGGAGCTGCGGTCGATGCTCCACGACGGCATCCGCTGGGTGCAGCTGCCCAGCGCCGGCATCGAGCGGTTCGCGGACGCGGGGGTCGTCTCCGAGCACCCCGTCTTCACCGCCGCCACCGGGTCCTACGGCGTGCCGGTGGCCGAGCACGCGCTGGGCCTGATGCTGGCGGCCGCGCGCGGCCTGCACCGGGCGGCCAGGGCCACGAAGTGGGGACGCAACGAGTCCAGGGAGTTCGCCGGCTCCACGGTGGCGATCGTCGGCTTCGGCGGCATCGGGCGGGCGCTCATCCGGATGCTGGAGCCGTTCGGCTGCCGCGTCCTGGCGGTCACCGACAGCGGCGAGGCGCCCGGCGCCGACCTCGTCCTCCCGCGCGCCCGCTACCGCGAGACGCTGCCCGAGGCCGATTACGTCGTCGTCTCGGCGCCGGCCACGCCGGAGACGAGAGGGATGTTCGGCAAGCGGGAGTTCGAGCTCATGCGCGAGGACGCCTGGCTGGTGAACGTCGCCAGGGGCTCGCTCGTCGACACCGACGAGCTGGTGGACGCGCTGCGCGGGGGCCGCATCGGCGGCGCGGCCATCGACGTGACCGACCCCGAGCCCCTGCCCGACGGCCATCCGCTGTGGAGCCTGGACAACGTGCTCATCACGCCGCACTGCGCGAACCCGCGCTCCTCCTACTGGCGCGGCCTGGCCGAGCGCGTCACCTCCAACGTGCGGCGCTTCCAGGACGGGGCTCCGCTGGAGGGCGTGGTCTCGCCGTCCCGGGGCTTCTGA
- a CDS encoding Uma2 family endonuclease — translation MEGDEAMTALPDEGWLVAHPPPRRVRLFALPPTTDGYTVEDWLKLPETGERIELIDGSFVVSPMPAYDHALAAKRLVRILDDACPKDYEIVETGNLEVGEDGLIPDIVVGHAEAILEGPVTLSASDVVCVVEVVSPGKVNRDRDYTIKPPKYAAAGIPVFVRVELQDGPRVEVFNLGEKGYELVAEAKAGTMLTLEHPFPVSFDPAVLTGPRSQ, via the coding sequence ATGGAAGGCGATGAGGCGATGACTGCTCTGCCGGATGAGGGCTGGCTTGTTGCGCATCCGCCACCCCGGCGGGTAAGGCTTTTCGCCCTGCCGCCGACTACGGATGGCTACACCGTCGAGGACTGGCTCAAGCTCCCCGAGACCGGGGAGCGGATCGAGTTGATCGACGGGAGTTTCGTAGTGAGTCCCATGCCCGCCTATGATCATGCGCTTGCGGCGAAACGGCTGGTCCGCATCCTGGATGACGCGTGCCCCAAGGACTACGAGATAGTCGAGACGGGCAATCTCGAAGTCGGCGAGGACGGGCTGATTCCCGACATCGTGGTTGGGCATGCCGAGGCCATACTTGAGGGCCCCGTCACGCTCTCCGCCTCCGACGTCGTATGCGTGGTCGAGGTCGTGAGCCCCGGGAAGGTCAATCGAGATCGCGACTACACGATCAAGCCGCCCAAATACGCCGCAGCGGGCATCCCGGTCTTCGTTCGGGTCGAACTTCAGGACGGACCTCGCGTCGAAGTCTTCAACCTGGGCGAGAAGGGCTACGAGCTCGTCGCGGAGGCGAAGGCGGGCACCATGCTGACACTTGAGCACCCCTTCCCCGTCTCCTTCGATCCAGCGGTGTTGACCGGGCCACGATCTCAATGA
- the eda gene encoding bifunctional 4-hydroxy-2-oxoglutarate aldolase/2-dehydro-3-deoxy-phosphogluconate aldolase, whose amino-acid sequence MSLLDLAPVIPVVVIEDVESAVPLARALVAGGLPVIEVTLRTPVAREAIARIAAEVPEATVGAGTIRSSEDISASVAAGAKFLVSPGTTLSLVEAMDSSGVPYLPGAATVSEVMALVERGIKELKFFPAEAAGGVPYLKALGGPLPDVRFCPTGGIRVNTAPDYLALPNVGCVGGTWLTPADALAAGDWGRIEKLASEAAALR is encoded by the coding sequence ATGAGCTTGCTCGATCTCGCCCCAGTGATTCCCGTTGTGGTGATCGAGGACGTCGAGAGCGCCGTACCGCTGGCCAGGGCGCTGGTCGCCGGCGGGTTGCCGGTCATCGAGGTGACCCTGCGCACCCCGGTCGCGCGTGAGGCCATCGCCAGGATCGCCGCCGAGGTGCCCGAGGCGACGGTGGGAGCGGGAACCATCCGCAGTTCGGAGGACATCTCCGCTTCTGTCGCCGCGGGGGCCAAATTCCTGGTGTCGCCCGGCACGACCCTGTCGCTGGTCGAGGCGATGGATTCGAGCGGCGTCCCGTACCTGCCGGGGGCGGCGACCGTGTCCGAGGTGATGGCGCTGGTCGAGCGGGGGATCAAGGAGCTGAAGTTCTTCCCCGCAGAGGCCGCCGGGGGCGTTCCGTACCTCAAGGCGCTGGGCGGTCCGCTGCCCGACGTGCGGTTCTGCCCGACGGGCGGCATCCGGGTGAACACCGCGCCCGACTATCTCGCGCTGCCGAACGTGGGCTGTGTCGGCGGCACCTGGCTGACCCCGGCCGACGCGCTGGCGGCCGGCGACTGGGGCCGCATCGAGAAGCTCGCCTCGGAGGCCGCGGCTCTCCGCTGA
- a CDS encoding acyltransferase: protein MSAAIALPDSSGPDSSRFAWLDALRGIGAVAVVAEHLLPWFLPQLRPYWFNLGVYGILVFFLVSGYIIPTSLERHGDVRAFWVSRFFRLYPLYLGVIVVMLALAWWVPLRAEVPRDGSAVAAHATMLLDVVSVGGVADTMWTLSYEMVFYLLVTALFLVRGHGRSGLLSMLFAAGAVAVGLVVSGAVVAGGWPAYVSVAVFVVGLACVVSGCLRTASACVLGLMALALLLLSSRVPWLGTAVLAVMFAGTAIHRWERGGGRLWPVAVTAALVAVAPLWAIEGGWWWVQADVWLMTIALAGATFAAGMALRGRRLPRVLTWLGLISYSLYLVHHPLLKYFVEITGDLRRAELPYQLMMTALAVAAVLAVSALSFRYVERPMQALGRRLSRRSARRLQRAGDLRMPGQGARHDGVLGHEERQVPDRVRDHVGQGDAVG, encoded by the coding sequence GTGTCCGCCGCCATCGCCCTGCCCGACTCCTCCGGGCCCGACTCCTCCAGGTTCGCGTGGCTGGACGCGCTGCGCGGGATCGGCGCGGTGGCCGTGGTGGCCGAGCACCTCCTGCCGTGGTTCCTTCCCCAGCTCAGGCCGTACTGGTTCAACCTCGGCGTTTACGGCATCCTGGTGTTCTTCCTGGTCAGCGGCTATATCATCCCCACTTCGCTGGAGCGCCACGGTGACGTGCGCGCGTTCTGGGTCAGCCGGTTCTTCCGCCTCTACCCGCTCTACCTCGGCGTGATCGTCGTCATGCTGGCTCTGGCCTGGTGGGTGCCGCTGCGCGCGGAGGTGCCGCGGGACGGGAGCGCGGTGGCGGCGCACGCGACCATGCTGCTCGACGTCGTGAGCGTGGGCGGCGTGGCCGACACGATGTGGACGCTTTCGTACGAGATGGTGTTCTACCTCCTGGTCACGGCGCTGTTCCTGGTCAGAGGACATGGCCGCAGCGGGCTGCTGTCGATGTTGTTCGCGGCGGGCGCCGTGGCGGTCGGGCTCGTGGTGTCGGGGGCGGTGGTGGCAGGCGGATGGCCCGCCTACGTCTCCGTCGCGGTGTTCGTGGTGGGGCTGGCGTGCGTGGTGTCGGGGTGCCTGCGCACGGCCTCGGCCTGCGTGCTCGGCCTGATGGCGCTGGCGCTGCTGCTGCTGAGCAGCCGGGTGCCGTGGCTGGGGACGGCGGTGCTCGCGGTGATGTTCGCGGGCACGGCCATCCACCGGTGGGAGCGGGGCGGCGGGCGGCTGTGGCCGGTGGCCGTCACGGCGGCCCTGGTGGCGGTCGCGCCCCTGTGGGCGATCGAGGGCGGATGGTGGTGGGTGCAGGCGGACGTGTGGCTGATGACGATCGCGCTCGCCGGTGCCACCTTCGCGGCGGGGATGGCGCTGCGCGGGCGGCGGCTGCCCAGGGTGCTCACCTGGCTCGGCCTGATCAGCTACTCGCTCTACCTGGTGCATCATCCGTTGCTGAAGTACTTCGTGGAGATCACCGGCGACCTGCGGCGGGCGGAGCTGCCGTACCAGCTCATGATGACGGCGCTGGCCGTGGCCGCCGTGCTGGCCGTGAGCGCGCTGTCCTTCAGATACGTCGAACGGCCCATGCAGGCGCTGGGCCGCCGCCTGTCACGCAGGAGCGCCCGCCGGCTCCAGCGCGCGGGCGATCTCCGGATGCCCGGACAGGGCGCGCGCCACGACGGGGTCCTCGGCCATGAGGAACGCCAGGTGCCTGACCGCGTGCGCGACCACGTTGGCCAGGGCGACGCGGTCGGGTGA
- a CDS encoding IclR family transcriptional regulator, translating to MPTETASQVVTDGRPVAQPGSLERGIDILLALSAAAHPVSLSQLCRATGLPKSTAHRILGVLCSRELARRVGNGYLPGELLETMTGITRLHVPGTRKVVLPYLLYLYETTRQTVNLAVPSGLEARYVERLYGHNRVDSRSDGMDRAPLHCTATGKALLAFDPALRRELFARGSFERMTRRTITTLTGLDRELAQVRSQGVAYAQEEFTEGVSCVAAPVFGPGGRICMSLGVAAPAGAAPLARLGISVRGAAQAISAALLSA from the coding sequence ATGCCGACGGAAACGGCCAGCCAAGTAGTGACGGACGGCCGCCCCGTGGCGCAGCCCGGCAGCCTGGAGCGGGGCATCGACATCCTGCTCGCCCTGAGTGCCGCCGCCCACCCGGTCAGCCTGTCGCAGCTGTGCCGCGCCACGGGCCTGCCCAAATCGACCGCGCACCGCATCCTGGGCGTGCTGTGCTCCCGTGAGCTGGCCAGGCGGGTGGGCAACGGCTACCTGCCGGGCGAGCTGCTGGAGACGATGACCGGCATCACCCGCCTGCACGTGCCGGGCACCCGCAAGGTGGTGCTGCCCTATCTGCTCTACCTGTACGAGACCACCAGGCAGACGGTGAACCTGGCCGTCCCCTCCGGCCTGGAGGCCCGCTACGTCGAGCGCCTGTACGGCCACAACCGGGTCGACTCCCGATCCGACGGCATGGACCGCGCGCCGCTCCACTGCACGGCGACCGGCAAGGCGCTGCTGGCCTTCGACCCGGCGCTGCGCCGCGAGCTGTTCGCGCGCGGCTCGTTCGAGCGGATGACGCGCCGCACGATCACCACCCTGACCGGGCTCGACCGCGAACTGGCCCAGGTCCGCAGCCAGGGCGTGGCGTACGCGCAGGAGGAGTTCACCGAGGGCGTGTCGTGCGTGGCCGCGCCGGTGTTCGGCCCGGGCGGCCGGATCTGCATGTCGCTCGGGGTGGCGGCCCCGGCCGGCGCGGCGCCGCTGGCCAGGCTCGGCATCTCCGTACGCGGCGCCGCCCAGGCCATCTCGGCCGCGCTCCTCAGCGCGTAG
- a CDS encoding cytochrome P450, translated as MPRGLPRATVLESLRLAATVVPPGAPHAMPGRDLLRSRALLAELEARYGGRPVLVRGLRGPALLVMSKRDALRVLSEGGEYAQGVEQRPFGLPTDVLRPAFIEIAREEAKELTSGVVDHGRLDARWQRVARRCVYGDGAADDEELTRLLARLTWAGRWRARRRQEILSGRYDARILDHLRRAEPGSLAGLIAENSGEAESRGLMQAAFWLMGLGAISAGLTQTLALLAAHPAQRKSARTDPDYLRACLREGLRLWPPVPALSRVTTTPTDWYGTTLPAGSTVLVPIAAHQRSPRLPYANTFAPEIWLDGTAANEWWARPGCDGVHLTLAVGTAFLAGIVRAARPKPVGRLLSSHRPLPYALNVSRLRVAMRPLRIHRLTQ; from the coding sequence GTGCCTAGAGGCCTCCCCCGGGCCACTGTGCTGGAGAGTCTGCGCCTGGCTGCCACCGTCGTCCCGCCCGGCGCGCCGCACGCGATGCCCGGACGCGACCTGCTGCGCTCCCGCGCGCTCCTGGCCGAGCTGGAGGCCCGGTACGGCGGCCGCCCCGTCCTGGTACGCGGGCTGCGCGGCCCGGCGCTGCTGGTCATGTCCAAGCGCGACGCCCTGCGCGTACTGTCAGAGGGGGGCGAGTACGCGCAGGGCGTCGAACAACGCCCTTTCGGCCTGCCGACGGACGTCCTGCGCCCGGCGTTCATCGAGATCGCCAGGGAGGAGGCCAAGGAGCTGACCTCGGGGGTGGTGGACCACGGCCGCCTCGACGCCCGCTGGCAGCGCGTGGCCAGACGCTGCGTCTATGGCGACGGCGCGGCCGACGACGAGGAGCTCACCAGGCTGCTGGCGCGCCTCACGTGGGCCGGCAGGTGGCGCGCCAGACGGCGCCAGGAGATCCTCTCGGGCCGGTACGACGCCCGCATCCTCGACCACCTGCGCCGCGCCGAGCCCGGCAGCCTGGCCGGCCTGATCGCGGAGAACTCCGGCGAGGCGGAGTCGCGCGGGCTCATGCAGGCGGCGTTCTGGCTGATGGGGTTGGGCGCGATCTCCGCCGGGCTGACGCAGACGCTGGCGCTGCTCGCCGCCCACCCCGCCCAGCGCAAGTCGGCCCGCACCGACCCCGACTACCTGCGGGCCTGCCTGCGCGAAGGGCTGCGCCTGTGGCCGCCGGTGCCCGCGCTCTCCCGCGTCACGACCACGCCGACCGACTGGTACGGCACCACCCTGCCCGCGGGCAGCACCGTGCTCGTGCCGATCGCAGCGCACCAGCGCAGCCCGCGCCTGCCGTACGCGAACACGTTCGCGCCCGAGATCTGGCTGGACGGCACCGCGGCGAACGAGTGGTGGGCCCGGCCGGGCTGCGACGGCGTGCACCTGACGCTCGCGGTCGGCACTGCCTTCCTCGCCGGCATCGTCCGCGCGGCCCGGCCCAAGCCGGTCGGCCGGCTGCTGTCATCCCACCGGCCGCTCCCCTACGCGCTCAACGTCTCCCGCCTGCGCGTCGCGATGCGCCCCCTGCGCATTCACCGCCTCACCCAGTGA
- a CDS encoding AAA family ATPase → MSTLFITCGLPGSGKTTLARRLEQEHSALRLTADEWLHELHPNLSGDALDAMRGPVERVQWSVAERVLRLGQNVMLDWGLWSREERDHYRSRARLLGARVVLCVLDPPLDELRRRLADRNAESPTGTFHITDARLDEVLKYFQRPTPAELAMYDDAY, encoded by the coding sequence GTGTCGACGCTGTTCATCACCTGTGGCCTGCCCGGATCCGGCAAGACGACCTTGGCTAGACGATTGGAGCAAGAGCACTCGGCGCTTCGGCTGACCGCTGATGAGTGGCTCCATGAGCTTCACCCGAACCTCAGTGGGGATGCGCTGGATGCAATGCGAGGTCCGGTGGAACGGGTCCAATGGAGCGTTGCTGAACGTGTCCTCCGTCTCGGTCAGAACGTGATGCTCGACTGGGGTCTCTGGTCGCGCGAGGAGCGTGATCATTACCGATCTCGGGCGCGGTTGCTGGGTGCCCGTGTAGTGCTGTGTGTCCTTGATCCGCCGCTGGACGAACTTCGGCGTCGTCTGGCAGATCGCAATGCCGAGTCGCCTACGGGGACTTTTCACATCACGGACGCCAGACTCGATGAGGTGCTCAAATACTTCCAGCGACCGACGCCTGCAGAACTGGCCATGTACGACGACGCGTACTGA
- a CDS encoding protein kinase domain-containing protein: MGRSAGTPLEPEDPPAIGPYELISRLGSGGMGVVYLAKAADGSRVALKAIRRDYTADPVYRARFHEEVSNARKVASFCTARVLDHGEDRGVLYLVTEYIDGISLEDHLIEHGALSPSVLHSAAVGVAAALTAIHAAGLVHRDLKPANVMLTLAGPRVIDFGLARSTHVDSRHTNAGMVMGTPGWIAPEQVFEGRTSPAGDVFAWGSLIAYAGLGGHPFGEGDAYVMAARARTAPPDLRGLPAPLDRLVAAAIHPDPARRPAAKQLLLELVGAADEPAAQLAATKHLTNTWDPSDFPLMPQPPHRMPPDRTGAVPGTVRPRPSHGPSQSPSHGPSHGPSRSSSQQGRGAHPEAPARSPQPPPPAERTGPTPGAGPVPPAERTGPTPRTARGPQQPPPAERTGPTPGMGRGPQQPPPAERTGPVLPAPHPERTGPVPGTGRGPLGPIPHQQGPLPHHSTTGQGPLPGYPPAKRKRGVLTGCLTALVIAVVLLVALIALMAWVFRSPAVGEDGPVQDGKLRFAVTSTKCPKPARSAAKRTCQVGVTVSNVGQEARVLYPGQQKLIDENDDLHGGTKLLDQDGKEITPIRIEAGRSFTGALVFDLPKGLDPAGLEVHDSGLSNGARLNLG; encoded by the coding sequence TTGGGGCGCTCCGCAGGCACTCCGCTGGAGCCGGAAGATCCGCCGGCGATCGGCCCCTACGAGCTGATCAGCCGTCTCGGCTCCGGCGGCATGGGTGTGGTCTACCTCGCCAAGGCGGCCGACGGGTCGCGGGTGGCGCTCAAGGCGATCCGGCGCGACTACACGGCCGACCCGGTCTACCGGGCGCGTTTCCACGAAGAGGTGTCCAACGCGCGCAAGGTGGCCTCGTTCTGCACGGCGCGCGTGCTCGACCACGGCGAGGACCGCGGCGTCCTCTACCTCGTCACCGAGTACATCGACGGCATCTCGCTCGAAGACCACCTGATCGAGCACGGCGCCCTCTCGCCGTCCGTGCTGCACTCCGCCGCCGTCGGCGTGGCCGCCGCACTGACCGCCATCCACGCGGCGGGGCTGGTGCACCGCGATCTCAAGCCGGCCAACGTGATGCTGACGCTGGCCGGGCCCCGGGTGATCGACTTCGGGCTGGCGCGATCGACGCACGTGGACTCCCGGCACACGAACGCCGGCATGGTGATGGGTACGCCCGGCTGGATCGCTCCGGAGCAGGTCTTCGAGGGGCGTACGAGCCCGGCGGGCGACGTGTTCGCGTGGGGGTCGCTCATCGCGTACGCGGGGCTGGGCGGGCATCCGTTCGGCGAGGGCGACGCTTACGTGATGGCGGCCCGGGCCCGTACGGCGCCGCCCGACCTGCGCGGGCTGCCCGCGCCGCTGGACCGGCTGGTGGCCGCGGCCATCCACCCCGACCCGGCGCGCCGGCCCGCGGCCAAGCAGTTGCTGCTGGAGCTGGTAGGGGCGGCCGACGAGCCTGCGGCGCAGCTGGCCGCCACCAAGCACCTGACCAACACGTGGGACCCGTCGGACTTCCCGCTGATGCCGCAGCCGCCGCACCGGATGCCGCCCGACCGCACGGGCGCGGTGCCGGGCACCGTCCGGCCACGCCCGTCCCACGGTCCGTCCCAGAGCCCGTCCCACGGTCCGTCCCACGGCCCCTCGCGCAGTTCTTCGCAGCAGGGCCGCGGCGCGCACCCCGAGGCGCCCGCGCGCAGCCCGCAGCCTCCGCCACCCGCGGAGCGCACCGGGCCCACGCCCGGAGCGGGCCCGGTCCCGCCTGCCGAGCGCACCGGCCCCACACCGCGGACGGCCCGCGGGCCGCAGCAACCGCCACCCGCCGAACGCACCGGTCCCACGCCTGGAATGGGTCGCGGGCCGCAGCAGCCGCCGCCCGCCGAGCGGACCGGGCCCGTACTCCCTGCTCCCCATCCGGAGCGCACCGGCCCCGTGCCGGGCACCGGCCGGGGGCCGCTGGGGCCGATCCCCCACCAGCAGGGGCCGCTGCCCCACCACTCGACCACCGGTCAGGGGCCGCTGCCGGGCTACCCGCCCGCCAAGCGCAAGCGGGGCGTGCTGACGGGCTGCCTGACCGCCCTGGTCATCGCGGTCGTGCTGCTGGTGGCGCTGATCGCGCTGATGGCGTGGGTGTTCCGCTCCCCGGCGGTCGGCGAGGACGGGCCGGTGCAGGACGGCAAGCTGCGCTTCGCCGTGACGAGCACGAAGTGCCCCAAACCGGCGAGATCGGCGGCCAAGCGCACGTGCCAGGTCGGGGTGACGGTCAGCAACGTCGGGCAGGAGGCCAGGGTGCTCTACCCGGGCCAGCAGAAGCTGATCGACGAGAACGACGACCTGCACGGCGGCACCAAGCTGCTCGACCAGGACGGCAAGGAGATCACGCCGATCCGCATCGAGGCCGGTCGGTCGTTCACCGGCGCGCTGGTGTTCGACCTGCCGAAGGGCCTCGACCCGGCCGGGCTCGAGGTGCATGACTCGGGGCTGAGCAACGGAGCCCGGCTCAACCTGGGCTGA
- the glk gene encoding glucokinase has product MSAFDLPWLVADIGGTNARFALVTSPGARPSNVAVLAGADYETLPEAVAAYLAEHAGGVRPGAVCLAVAGPIDGDRYRLTNSTWAGSVRDLGVPYAVLLNDFEALAVSLPHLEGGDLVSLGGPEPGHGVKAVLGPGTGLGVGGLVPAEHGWTPIPGEGGHVTVPVVDQRELEIVQALQSQGLPHVVAEHVLSGPGLVRLHRALAQVNGVAAPELTASDIVARLDDSLCAETVEVFCGMLGSFAGNVALTLGARGGVYLGGGVLPRIVERVRTSTFRTRFVANPDMADYLAAIGTALIVAPQPALTGAAAWLAQRARTELVG; this is encoded by the coding sequence GTGAGTGCCTTTGACCTTCCGTGGCTGGTCGCCGACATCGGCGGGACCAACGCCAGGTTCGCCCTGGTCACCTCGCCGGGAGCGCGGCCGTCGAACGTCGCGGTCCTGGCCGGGGCCGACTACGAGACCCTCCCCGAAGCCGTGGCCGCCTATCTCGCGGAACACGCGGGCGGGGTGCGACCGGGGGCGGTGTGCCTGGCCGTGGCCGGGCCGATCGACGGCGACCGCTACCGGCTCACGAACTCCACGTGGGCGGGCTCCGTACGGGACCTCGGCGTGCCGTACGCGGTGCTGCTCAACGACTTCGAGGCGCTGGCCGTTTCGCTCCCGCACCTGGAGGGCGGCGACCTGGTCTCCCTGGGCGGCCCCGAGCCGGGCCACGGGGTCAAGGCCGTGCTGGGGCCGGGGACCGGGCTCGGCGTGGGCGGCCTGGTGCCGGCGGAGCACGGCTGGACGCCGATCCCGGGCGAGGGCGGGCACGTCACGGTGCCGGTGGTGGACCAGCGGGAGCTGGAGATCGTCCAGGCGCTGCAGTCCCAGGGGCTGCCGCACGTGGTGGCCGAGCACGTGCTGTCCGGGCCGGGGCTGGTCCGGCTGCACCGGGCGCTCGCCCAGGTGAACGGCGTCGCCGCGCCGGAGCTGACCGCCTCGGACATCGTGGCCCGCCTGGACGACTCACTGTGCGCGGAGACCGTCGAGGTGTTCTGCGGGATGCTGGGCAGCTTCGCCGGGAACGTGGCCCTGACCCTCGGGGCGCGGGGCGGGGTGTATCTGGGCGGCGGGGTGCTGCCCCGTATCGTGGAACGGGTGCGCACCAGCACCTTCCGCACCAGGTTCGTCGCCAATCCCGACATGGCCGACTACCTGGCGGCCATCGGCACCGCACTGATCGTCGCCCCTCAGCCGGCCCTGACGGGCGCCGCGGCCTGGCTGGCCCAGCGTGCCCGCACGGAGCTGGTGGGCTGA